In a genomic window of Magnolia sinica isolate HGM2019 chromosome 16, MsV1, whole genome shotgun sequence:
- the LOC131228974 gene encoding lariat debranching enzyme has protein sequence MNPAVNGSETRRSSFPLLQRSRVSSSNPTSTPTAAEATGTKSMRIAVEGCMHGELDDVYSTLLHLEKVENTKIDLLLCCGDFQAVRNENDLESLNVKPKYRSMNSFWKYYSGQEVAPIPTVFIGGNHEASNYLWELYYGGWAAPNIYFLGFAGVIKFGNIRIGGLSGIYNARHYSLGHFERAPYNESDIRSIYHVREYDVHKLMQVEEPIDIFISHDWPVGITDYGNWKELVRQKPFFEKEIQERTLGSKAAAELLDKLKPPYWFSAHLHCKFPAIVQHGEGGPITKFLALDKCLPGRKFLQILEIESGPEPYEIQYDEEWLAITRKFNFIFPLTRRPMQFGTQHLENQDYRQWVRNKLKARGAKPFDFSRTVPSYDPFQSGFNNSSSGHCRNPQTESLLQFLELPYLLDSTSESRMIAQSPTLHRRDPSDGVTDDDPEYIALDDVDEIEELAETRDEDS, from the exons ATGAACCCGGCCGTTAACGGCTCCGAAACGCGCcgttcttcatttcctcttcttcAACGTTCTAGGGTTTCTTCTTCCAATCCCACCTCCACTCCAACAGCAGCAGAAGCAACAGGAACGAAAAGCATGAGA ATAGCAGTAGAAGGATGCATGCACGGAGAGCTGGATGACGTATATTCAACTCTCCTACATCTCGAGAAGGTGGAGAATACAAAGATCGATCTCCTCCTTTGCTGTGGCGACTTCCAG GCTGTTCGGAATGAAAATGATTTGGAGAGCTTAAATGTCAAACCCAAGTACCGCAGTATGAACTCATTCTGGAAGTACTACTCTGGACAAGAAGTAGCTCCTATTCCCACTGTGTTCATTGGCGGGAATCACGAGGCATCGAATTACTTGTGGGAACT GTACTATGGAGGATGGGCAGCACCTAACATATATTTCTTGGGCTTTGCTGGAGTTATCAAATTTGGCAACATCCGCATTGGTGGGCTATCCGGAATCTATAATGCACGGCACTACTCTCTAG GACATTTTGAGAGGGCTCCTTATAACGAGAGTGATATTCGGTCTATATATCACGTGCGTGAGTACGATGTGCACAAGCTCATGCAAGTTGAGGAACCAATCGATATTTTCATTTCGCATGATTGGCCTGTTGGCATCACTGACTATGGAAACTGGAAGGAACTTGTTCGTCAAAAACCCTTTTTCGAGAAAGAG ATTCAGGAAAGAACTCTGGGAAGTAAAGCTGCTGCAGAATTGCTGGACAAACTGAAACCACCATACTGGTTTTCGGCTCATCTCCACTGCAAATTCCCAGCTATTGTTCAACATGGGGAAGGTGGTCCCATTACAAAGTTCCTGGCACTTGATAAGTGCCTTCCAGGGCGCAAATTTTTACAG ATTCTTGAAATTGAATCTGGCCCGGAACCTTACGAAATTCAGTATGACGAAGAGTGGCTTGCTATAACACGGAAATTCAATTTTATCTTCCCTTTGACCAGAAGACCTATGCAGTTCGG CACTCAGCACCTTGAAAACCAAGATTACCGACAGTGGGTTAGGAATAAGCTAAAAGCTAGAGGGGCCAAGCCTTTTGATTTTTCAAGGACAGTCCCATCTTACGATCCTTTTCAGTCCGGCTTTAATAATTCATCATCAG GACATTGTCGAAACCCCCAGACGGAATCCCTACTGCAGTTTCTAGAACTCCCTTATCTTCTTGATAGCACATCAGAATCAAGAATGATAGCACAGAGTCCTACATTACACCGGAGAG